A stretch of Blastocatellia bacterium DNA encodes these proteins:
- a CDS encoding 30S ribosomal protein S21 — translation MAEVRVNDGESIESALRRFKRKVQQEDIIKDIKKHTFYLKPGEKQRIKSALARKRNRKKIRREYD, via the coding sequence GTGGCAGAAGTTCGAGTCAATGACGGCGAATCAATCGAAAGTGCGTTACGTCGTTTTAAGCGCAAAGTGCAACAAGAAGACATCATTAAAGATATTAAAAAACATACTTTCTATCTTAAACCTGGTGAAAAGCAGCGTATCAAATCGGCTCTAGCACGTAAGCGTAATAGAAAGAAAATCCGACGCGAATACGACTAA